In Dunckerocampus dactyliophorus isolate RoL2022-P2 chromosome 21, RoL_Ddac_1.1, whole genome shotgun sequence, the sequence TGATGCTGGACCACCGTGTGTTAAAGGATGCTGACAGAACGCACCAGCCAGACTACTCTCTTATGCAGCATTTCTGTCCTAATGCCACTTTGACCATAAGTCACATTTAGAGCCCCTCTTGGCGTGATTTTATTGGCACCACACAGTGGGTAGAGGAGGCAGGTCGCACTAGTCGGATGGGCGATGGACAGGAGCTCCAGAGGCGAGTCTGAGTGGGGATGCTGTCAGACACTGCTGTGGTAAAATAAGTGACTTTCTTAAGGGCATCCGTTCAGAAGAACTAGCTTTGCTATGCACATGTGCTTGCGagtacattttttgtttctaCAATTTTGCTGACGTTAAATGTTGTCATGTGTCCGACCAAGAAGTGACAACGAGGTGTGTTAGCATGCAAAATGCACAATTAAAGTGAGCCCAAGCATGTTGTGCAAAACTCCCATCCAAGGAGGAGAGACTACAATCTGGGTAGTATCGTGTGTCCAAAAACAGTGAGTATTTACACGGTTGCATTGCACGCAGACGGCAGCAGATCGAGAGGGGGCCACTAAATTAGGAACCGATAAGAAAATATCTGCACGATGAGCCTCAAAAAGCTCCCTTTGTGTCATTTTGGTGGCGAGCGCGACAGGAGATCTTTGAGCAGCACTTTGATGAATGTTCACACTGTGAGCAGCACCCTTTGTCAAGTGGTTTAAATGCATGAGAACATCGTCATCATCAGGAGCACAGCGCTCAAAATAATATTCAAAATCATTAGCTACAAGGTAGTCGCCTCTGCTGCACACTGGTTGACTATCTTAAGCATTTGCACGACAAATTGTGAAGATCTGTTTGCAACAAGCAAGCCAACCAACCGATGGCGACCGTTGTGGCTTGGTTCACTGAGAACAAAACAGCTACTCTGCCTTAGCTTGAAGGAAAAAGAGAGAATATCACTTTCCAGTGGACTGACGAAGAAACGGCACACAAAAGGAAATTTACAGGAAGTGAGGGAGCAAAGAAATCATCAAGTTATTTATGGATGTTGACTCGTGGCTCCCTCATGACTACTCATCACTGCCAAAACTGACCAGAAACTCCCTAAAAAGCATTGCTATCATCTTTGTTGAGAAGTTGTTTTCCCTCTTTTTCCTTCACAATATATCAAAAGAATAAGTTATTTACTCATTGGCTATTATTACACAAACACccctattttgaaaaacaacaagtgACACGTCCATTTGGGATTTTGTTTCTGACGTGTCCTTAGTAGCCGGTGCAAAAAAAGATGTCGCTGGATTGGAGCAGTtccagaaagtaaaaaaaaaaaaaaaaaaaaaaaagaatttatgTGCTACAACTTGTCCGCAGTTCCCCGGTCGGCCACAAGGGGAAGTCAAAGGCTACTCGGCGTCATGTCATCCAAGTCCGAAGCGATGCCAGCCTCGAGTGGGAGCAAAGGCGTCACGGAGGTCCAGGGCGACACTGCCTGAAGACTCTGTTACTAACACCGGACATCCCTCGTCTCTGGTGGCGGCGGCCATGTTGGGAGTGATGAGAGGGTTACCAGTTCATCATGGAGCTTCTGTTGAGGGTCATGAAGAAGACTTGGCTGCTGCCTCCGGAGCGCACGGATGCAAAGAAAACCTGGAAAAGATGAAGACACACAAAGCCAGTGGATGAGCTTGTATCATCACTTCTTGTTGACCTTTAATGCTCAGAGGCATCTGCAATTTGTAAAACGCAGCTAACATTCAACATACAAGTGTGGCGCTCTCACCTTGTCATTCCTCTCAGACAAGAACTTCAATCGCTGAGCTCGCTTGTGCATGAAAACACCGTCCAGGTGTCCCGTCTCCACCGAGCGGATCTCAATGGCCTTCTCTCCCCAGCCCATGATCTGGTTGGAATGGATGTAtgctacacacacatgcacattttaAGGTCACATTAGTTCCTAGAGTCTGTTCCATCTGTTTAGACACAACGTGGAAAAAATCGATCATCTCCCTCATTTGTTTGTTCCACTTTTGAGAGCTTCGTGGAGGAtaactttgtaaaaaaagaaaaagaaaaaggcttcgctacacatcttaaaataaagtttgCGTCCTTCTGTCCCACTTCTTAATGtcacgttgttgtatgtgatatacggCATCTATTACAATGGACAAGTGCAGTTACAATgattatgcatttaaaattggtCAAGAGATATGCAGCGGGGAAAATGATCAGGCTAAAGGACGTACCAACAGAGGTGGGCATTTCGCCCCACTGCAGCACCACATCTTTGGTGATGCGGCCGTAGGTGTTGACGTACACACCCTCGTCCTCGTAACACAGCAGCATCTCCATGCCGTCCGTCTTGGGCAAAACTACAATGGCGTGCGGGGTCACCTGCCCCTGAATCTGTCAAGGTACGACACACAAAAGCTCAAAGGAAGCTGGTGGTGGTTGTTCCCCTCTCCATCGCCACGGAAACAAGATGATGCTGAGACAGGTCCTTCTTCCTTATACTTACATGTGAGGGGATGTAGATGTCGTAGGGGTTGCCAGAGTCCACATCAATGACGTGGAAGCCTGCGCTGGAGCCATAGATGACTTTTAACCTCTGCCCTTCCTCCACTGTTAGGTCCACCAGCAGGGGGCGGTGCTGCAGCTCCGTGAAGGACTGACACAACACAAGAGTGATGATTTATgggccttgctttgtgcacaggGGACATAAAGGTCTAccccaaagtgttcccacaaagttggaagcatacaattgtTCTAAATGTCTTGCAAAGATGTATAACCAAGGTTCAGGGACAACTCTAGTCTAACCTCTGATTTATTCATCAAGATGCCTCACCTTGAAGGCCATGAACTTGTGGTAAGGTTTAGGAGCCCAGGCGTAAATCTCCACAGCGTTCTTCAAGGCAATCACCAAGAACTTGATCCTCTCGTACTTCACTGCAGCACAGAACACAGTTGAGTTCAATGTTCTGCCATATTTTGAAGAATGTGTCCTTCTTGAAGCTGTCTGTGATGCGAACAAGACCTCCATACCAACTTTGTAGTGCACGCATCCCTCCAGCTCGCCTACAGTGATCCAGCCCTGCTTCTTCTCCACCTCAGGGTCATTGTGTAGAATCCTGTTCCTCAGCCAGGATAGGTAGTAAACACGCAGCTTGTTCTTCTTGCCTGCTCCAAAGGAAACATGTTGAACTTGAACCTCGACGAGCGTGTCCCGCGTGTTCCAAAGAGCCCACCTGAAATGGTGACCAGGACATTGAGACCCTCAAGGACGTCCATCTGCTGGAAGCGGCGGCGATTGATGAGGTTGTAGACTTTGCCCTGCCCGCTGCGGTCCAGCAGCATCAGGCCGTTCTCGGTTCCCACGAGCAGGTTCACTCCTGCACAAGCACACATACAAGAGCGTCTAAGCAGATGTGAGAGTCCAAAGCGTCACAGATCACACAAATGACGACCGGCTCACCCCACAGAGCGGCACACAGGATCTCGGAGTTGAAGCGCTTTTTGTACTTGCGGATCTCGGGCGTGTCACTGTGCGGTCGGATGTTGGTGGGATTGACGTTGACCACAGAGATCTTGCGGGCTTCATTGAGGCGCGCCTGCTCCTGCTTAAGCAGCTCGTCAGCAAACATAGCTGGGACAACACGATTACAAACGAGCAGCGGCGAGTCAGACGGTTTGCACGTGCAtcattaaaacacaacatgtcaAGTGTTTGAAGGCCACCTGAAGCAGAGATGTTGTCCTCGTCGTCCGTCGGGGAAGTTCCGTAAACCCTGGGATCCACAAATGGCGTGAAGGAGGCCTTGGAGCTGCCACCGCCGctgccgcctcctcctcctcccatccCGTACTACCAAACACAAGAGAAAACACAGCTTAGCCACAAGCCGAAGAGTCTTCACTGAAAGTCTTCAATTAAAAGTTGCTATGGTAACATGGGAGGAACTTTGTGGGTCGAAGGCTAGAAGCCTGAAGGAGCGACGGAGGAATCATAGGAGCAGAGACAGTTTTTTCTGCATATCCAAATGACACCATCACTAAACAAACAGCAGGAACAGTGGGAGTGGGATCACGGTGTGGGGATGACAAGGTGACGGTTTCAGGGCCAAACGTTGGATTCATTCGACCTACTTGGGCCCCGGGGCCGTCACCGCCAAGGGGAACCAGGGGGGAAGTGCTTTGCTGCACCAAATCGGGGAGATCTGAGGTGTCGGTAAAGAGATTAGCAATGCCGAGGACGCCGTTGCTGGCGGTCGAGCTCCGCCTCCGCTCGCCAAGTCTCTGGAAGAAGAGAGAAAGGGGCGGGCGGCTGTGAACGTGCAGGGCGGTTGTGATTGACAGAGGCTGGCAGGAACCACGCTGTGCTTTTTAGATAGGCGGGGGGTGGCAAAACCCCCAAGGAGCACAGTCCTAACTTAAAAGTTAGGCTACACAAGAAGCAGTGATGACAGCGGCTGGCTGGGAAGGCTGTAAATGTCCGAAGGTGCTCACCTCACGCATCATCAGGGTGCTGTCTTGGGAGTTGTTTCCATACGAGTCACCATGCGAGTCGTTGTGGCCTCCCATCATACCGAGGGCCTCGTTGGCTCCTTGGCTGGCTGCAGGCCTGAAAGAGGTTTTGTTTCACCACTCGGTTCCACTTTGTTTCACACTAGCGCCACCTGCTGGTACTCACATGATGCGAGGAATATCGCTGACAGCCACCGTTCCGTCGTTAGCCCCGCCCTCTCCCTCCTCATCCTCACTGCTGTGAGACTCCTCGCTGGAGGAGGAATAGTCTGTCACCTTGACGGGCGGCCGGCTGGTTTCTTCCCCCTGTCGCAGCTCTCGCAGCTCCTTGGCCAACGCCGTCAGGTCCTGGAAGTGGAGGCGGACGGGAGGGGTTACAAACGAGCTGGTTAATGGATGAAGCTTAGAATGTCATCTAGTCATCCTTCATCCCAATGAGACATAGAAGGTAGAAATCGGAACTGCACTTAGGTGGATGCTAATTGCTAATCGAGACACGCTGCAAACTAGAAGTGGGGAACGTGGGTGGGGcatgctggggggggggggttaaaggTCAAAAGTCAGGGAACTTGTGCATCCCCCAAACCTCAACTTGATATTTGACTTCCACCAGCAAAGAAGGAGGAGCGGTAACAGGAAGGAAGTGCGGGTTTTGATTTGGGACAAGATCGGGTAAAAATGCAGCACATTCACTCCCCCGCCCTTTTCCCTATGCTGGTAGAGGGGAGTTGAATCTTGTGCCCTTTGGCAACAGGTCACATTCTCAACCACTTATCCACAGCTGCCAACCCTGCGGTGCATCTGATGTGCTGCAGAGAGTAGTTAGCATGCTGAACGTGCTAATGGGAGGCTGCATGTGAGGGCGAAGGCAAGGAGTCTCACTCGGGTGGAGGGGGTGTTCAAGAGGAAGGGGGCCGGGTGGGGTTGGGGGCGGGGGTCGTACCACTGACCTCGTCTACAGCTTTCTTATAGCTCTGATGGAAGGAAGGATGGAGGGTGAGAAGAGAGAAGAAATGATCACGAATAAAGTAAgagcacagtgtgtgtgtctggatgaggtgtgttcatgtgctcacTGCAGGTCGACTGGGTCGCGACACGTCTCTGCTGTCCTCCTTGGCCTCGTCTGATGGAACTATGCCTTCTGTCTTCATGGCTGCATTTGctgaacaaacacacacattaatcATTACgacctaacacacacacaccacgttCTATTATGTAGGTATGCTGTACGCAGTGTGTCAGCACCTCGCTCATTAGAGCCTCCCTGCGAGCTGGGGGTGCTAGAGCTGGAGGAGCTGCCACTGCTCGTTCTCTTCAGGGGTGTATCCATGGAAACATCAGTCCTCCGAAGATCAGGGTTGCTATGACGACACAAACATTAATTAATGTGGCAAACATTGCATATTCAGACATGTGAATTAGTAGCGCCCCCTtagggttgtggtcaaaatgctctGGAAGACATGGTAACAAATGCAGTGCAGATATCACCATAGTTGAATAATAATTACACAAATAGTCAATTATTTATGGGCAAATAATTGCTAAGTCCCACCCTTGCCTCTGCAaagatggcagccatgtttttcaacaaatcttgctcaaatttgacatatgTGCTAGCCAGTCACGTCAAGGTGTGTCCCAAATCTTGCTGTGATTGGCTAAACACTCTAAAGTTGCTGTGGGTGGTTTATAGAGCTGTGTGAGAAGGTTCAAGTCAATTTGACCTACGATGTTTAGTAACAGCGCCACcacgtggtgtatttgtcagataaATAACATCACTGGCAATACAGTAGGGCTGCATGTTGTCAggtattttcacccttttgtgtgcagtaaCTCAGTAGGAGAAGAGTTAGAGCACTCAAACACATACAGTCATCACAGacacgccattttgtgttagtgtgtgtgtgtgtgtgtacctggcCCGTATGAGGTGAGCTCCAGCCCGTGGTCCGAGTCCAGGACCGTTTCCAGGTGAGTTCTTCCTGACCAAAGCCGGGGAGATGGACGTGGTCCTCTGAGGAACCTGAGGGACACATGTAGGTGAATATCGCTGAAGGTCACATgtgcaaacaaaacacacacaacccaAAAAGGAAGGAGATCAAATGAGGCcagacacataaacacacactacacaacatgcacacaagtgCACACACGCGCATACAGGAGGGAGCATGCAGAGACCTTGGGGGGCATGTCGTCGTCTTGCCGCAGCCAGGAGCTGCGGTCCAGCTTGTCAAGAGGGGGCGCCAGGCGTGAGAGAGGCATGGGAGGAGGGGTGTCTGAGGTGGGGTCGGAGTTCTGCCGGGGCATGGGAGGTCGGGAGGGGGAGGGCGACACCGTGGAAGAGGACACGCCGTGGGGGTCGTACAGAGACTGTGAGCCTGACAGCCCGTGACTCTTCACCTGCACCAGGTGGGCCAtctgcgcgcacacacgcacgcaagcAGGAAGCAGgcaagaagaaggaggaggacgaggaggaggagcacaTCGGTGGTCAGGAAGAGAAAGAACATCATGCATGGCAACATCCATGTTCATTCACACCAGAGTGTTTAGATCCACGTGTGGAGGCGTGGCTAAGTGTGACTGACAGCAGCTGCACGCACCTGCGGCTCTACGGAGCGGTGCATGGGCGGAGTCCGGGCCTGCTGGATGCCGCTGCTGCTGAAGGACTCGGAGCGGGGCGGCAGCGAGGGGTCCGAGATCCGGTTGGAGACTTTATGCTGCAATGCAGGAGAAGTCTGTCTGTTGATCACATAACGCTCGTCCACCTGACACACACATCAGACCACAGTCACTCCCAGCATGCAGTGGGGCACGTGGCAGCTTCATGCACTTGGAATATCTACCCAAACATGATTTTTGGTTGCGTGCAGTAACACCGTGGAGGTAATGTTAACGTATGCGTGAAGTGTGCCTCTGAGGCTCGGAGggacatgagtgtgtgtgtctatgttggCGTCCACAGGGAGACAGGCTGATTATAGCTCTAGCTGTCCTACATCTGTCCACCAGCCGCCACTAGGGGGCAAGCCTGGGCATATGCCCTAAAAGTGTGCAGAAAGAAGCAGAGATTAATGAAGCTTGTGTTGCTGTGGCGCATCCAGAGCTGTGCTACGTGATGAAAATGattcacaaaacaatgaatatgtTCTATCAAAGTCGCATGTGTCAAAAGACAAAGAGTCCAAAGTGTCCAAAAGAAGAAGCCTGCAGGAGAAGGGTTAGCTCAAAATAAAAGATGAAGCGTAAAAGTAACGTGACACACCAATGGTAGCTATGGATGTTTTGGCTCCGCCCCCTGTTAGAGGAAGTGAAGTTGCCTGGTTAGACAAAGAAGCAGTTAGCAGGGGTTAAAGGTTAAGAGTGTTAGTTGGATTCCGAAGAGAGCAAGAGCAGCTTCTGTCTGCCCTCCTGACTGACCCGGCGGCTGGGGCTCCGCCCTCGGGTATCCGGGCTCCTCCTTCGGAGCGCCACCGGGGCTTGCTCTGGGGCACAGGTGATGCGGATTCGCGGCATGTGGCCGTGGTGGTAGTTGTGGTCGTAACTCTTGGAGGGGCTGACGTGGGCAGGGTAGGAAGGGGGGCGGGGCCTGCGAGGTTTGTAACCGGGAAGCAAGAGGAGGTTGTCCAGGTTGGTGTCTCGAGGCTGCCTAAAGGAGTGGTACTTCTTGGGGGGAATGCGAGGCGAGTTGCTCTGAGCTCGACGCATCACCTGTGCAGCGAGgtgatgaaaacatgaaaacaaaccaTCTGTTCATCCTCACAAAAAAAACGCAGTGGTTGCTAACAGTGAATTTCACCCCATTGTCTCATGAATGCCACCTTGTCAGAGTAGCACTTTAGAACATGTAAACACCAAACTCATGTGCACCTAAAAAGAATCAGGGATGTGAACAGAACATGTGAACAAGTCTCCCCGTGTCATCCGATCATCTTTCTTTCCAACTGCGaagtaaatgctccaattaacgtcTGTGTTCACTTAACCACCCAAAAGGTCCCCAATAGTCGCCGGGTGCtttggtctacaaaagcaaataagcgACGGCCTCAGCTGTcactgtaggcaacctcctttGTCGCAGGGTCCAAGAGGTTAACAAGATGAGAATAGCTGCCGCTCTACAATTATCACCGACTTCCAGTAAATGCACATCCTCTTTATGGTTAGGGTGAATCGCACATTGGatataattcaagattcaattagataattagagcatttacggtTATAACTGACTTGAACAAGGAAAGTGGCATCAAAGTGTCAGATGTAACTCAGTGCAGTGAATCAATCGCAAATGGAGCACCTCTTAttcaagcaggcttcatcagttcatgctcaaagactagataggacagctctagtctgaagggatggtgcaagatccaaacATTTATACTCTAAAAGGTAGAGGCACGCCCCATACAAGACTGGTCGTTAAGCTACAGTGGAATGAGGCCTCTGCCTGGAAGTACCCTCGTATGTATTCCATTCAGTTGTAAAAAGCAAAAGTGGTTGCGTCGTGTTATTTGTAAAGGGGTATCCGGTCTTTGGGGTGTACCAGCCTTTGTCTTGGAGGTTACCAGTGTTACATTCTGACCTGCTAACACCCTGAACactttgcaccacaaaagagtgaaaccagTTTTGCCCTGTGCCTCCACCTCATAGAAGAAATGCTTGGATTTTGCACCATCCccttggatgagaggcaaaatgaaCAGTCCatttgcgatcgattcaatgccctgagaatacaacaacttggatgaatgacaatattcacagacatgtcaggtgtaacatttcaaaataaagaagGAAAAGCAGGTTGGCCAAGGCGAGTGGAATCCAGTTTAAACAAGCTgcgtataaaaaaacaaaaacaacattgattGACAGTCATGGTCGGGTGTCAAACAACTTGGCAAGATGTCGCCGGCCGTGACGCCTACCTCTTTGGCCCAGGCGGGCTTGTCGTTGGCGGCACCTGGAGCCTGGTCCTTGTAGTGGTAGAGCTGCTTCTTGTCCTGCGGGGGGCGCTGTGgatcctgctgctgctgttgctgcagaGACACCAGGTAGGCTCGCTCCTGCTGCAGCTGCCTCTGCAAACGCTCGGCCTGGCGCTGCTCCTCGATCTGCTTCCTCTTGTACTcctgcagggggtaaaaggAAGGTTCAATTCAGGACATCGGACTACATTCTAGTCAGTATGACGTCACTTACACTTCCCTCTGATTATTGCATTCAAAACCAGTTTACAACAGTAACTTCACAGCTATAGCACTGTAGTTGCATTCCAGCTGTGCCTCACTGTCACAGGCGCTAtgtggttgccatggagacgtTTGACATTACCAGCAGTAAGGCCTGCTCCTGCAAGAGCTGCTGCTGCAGGATCTCCAGCTGCCTCTGTTCCTCTTCCAGCTGTCTACGGATATACTCCTAAGCGCCATGGGCGGCGGCGCAGAAGCATCAAAGAGCCAAACGAAAGAGGCgggacaggagccaatcacagacAGCCGCATCACCACAGCAGGAAGAGAACACACAGGAGGACGAGGATAGAGGAATTAGAAATATCAGGAGGGAAACTTAAAAGGTACAgctatgtgtgtgttagtgtttgCAAGTGGAGCCATCAAGCAACCAACAGCAAGGCAGTCTCCAGTCATGTGATCCCCAGCATCGAGCAGCTTGTACACCCATTGCCGCCTCACCTGTTCTCTCTCAGCGTGTCTCCTCTCCTCCTCGCGGCGGATCTGCTCCATCTCCTCGTAGCGCCTCCTCTGCTCCCGCTCCTGCtgtttcctcatctctcgctcGCGGCGCTGTTGCTGCGGTTCGAATACGGAATGTCACTCATTAGAGcacacaacaaaatatcatTGATGGCTCGACATGCCAGATGGCGCAGCTCCGCTCCAGTCCTGTGGGTGGCAGTGACGCACAAGGAAGTGGGTTAAAACCGTCTTTTTTCATGACGGCTCCATCCGCTGGATGTGGTGGCTCACTGATCTACTTGGCTGCAGTGCAAGtaatgaataaagttggaaataaaTGACTTGAGCCGTACCTTTATCTGGATCTGCACCAAACTACAATTTGCCCAACAAAGCCAGCAGTGATAAAACATCTTGCCTCATTAGTTTGATGGATATAAGATACAGGATGGTGCGAAAGTCTGGATACATAGGTAAAAATGCATATCTTATAAAATTATCTTCTTTctcatttcatttattcattaaataaattatatatatatttgatattattatacaaaatatattttgcaTGTATTCAATGTTTTAACACAATTATTCACACAGTTATTTAATTGTAATCAATTTtaattatttctttcttttataatgtatgtatattatatgcCAAGAGtttagggacaccctgtagcgcagaagaaaaaaaatcatgttaataaaaaaaaaatgtaatgacctCCTCCAGCCGCCGCCTCTGCTCCTTCTGCTCCTCGATACGTTTCTGCCTCTCGGCCAGCAGCTGGCGCTTGTGCTCCTCGTTCTGCTGCTGCTCAAGTTGCTGGCGGCGGATCAGCTCCGACCGCTCCTTATTGGCCAGCTGAAGACGCAGGAAGTCCCGCCTCAGAGTGGACTCCCCGGGAATATTGATGATTGAGCTGCAGGAAGAGAGACGATAGGGAGGTGCTCCTGCTAGCAGAAGCGAGGGCATTATCGTTGTACCTGGGCTCGCCGATGTCCcgctcttcatcctcctcctcgctGCCGCTGTACTCATACTCGGTCTCATCTGGAGACAGACACAGGTTAGGACACGCCCTCGTGTTGATGATGCTGCTGGTGCGCATCATCTCCTCACC encodes:
- the tnikb gene encoding TRAF2 and NCK interacting kinase b isoform X14, whose translation is MASDSPARSLDEIDLSALRDPAGIFELVELVGNGTYGQVYKGRHVKTGQLAAIKVMDVTGDEEEEIKAEINMLKKYSHHRNIATYYGAFIKKNPPGMDDQLWLVMEFCGAGSVTDLIKNTKGNSLKEEWIAYVCREILRGLTHLHQHKVIHRDIKGQNVLLTENAEVKLVDFGVSAQLDRTVGRRNTFIGTPYWMAPEVIACDENPDATYDFKSDLWSLGITAIEMAEGAPPLCDMHPMRALFLIPRNPAPRLKSKKWSKKFQSFIESCLVKSHSQRPSTEQLLKHPFIRDLPNERQVRIQLKDHIDRTKKRRGERDETEYEYSGSEEEDEERDIGEPSSIINIPGESTLRRDFLRLQLANKERSELIRRQQLEQQQNEEHKRQLLAERQKRIEEQKEQRRRLEEQQRREREMRKQQEREQRRRYEEMEQIRREEERRHAEREQEYKRKQIEEQRQAERLQRQLQQERAYLVSLQQQQQQDPQRPPQDKKQLYHYKDQAPGAANDKPAWAKEVDERYVINRQTSPALQHKVSNRISDPSLPPRSESFSSSGIQQARTPPMHRSVEPQMAHLVQVKSHGLSGSQSLYDPHGVSSSTVSPSPSRPPMPRQNSDPTSDTPPPMPLSRLAPPLDKLDRSSWLRQDDDMPPKVPQRTTSISPALVRKNSPGNGPGLGPRAGAHLIRASNPDLRRTDVSMDTPLKRTSSGSSSSSSTPSSQGGSNERANAAMKTEGIVPSDEAKEDSRDVSRPSRPADLTALAKELRELRQGEETSRPPVKVTDYSSSSEESHSSEDEEGEGGANDGTVAVSDIPRIMPAASQGANEALGMMGGHNDSHGDSYGNNSQDSTLMMRERLGERRRSSTASNGVLGIANLFTDTSDLPDLVQQSTSPLVPLGGDGPGAQYGMGGGGGGSGGGSSKASFTPFVDPRVYGTSPTDDEDNISASAMFADELLKQEQARLNEARKISVVNVNPTNIRPHSDTPEIRKYKKRFNSEILCAALWGVNLLVGTENGLMLLDRSGQGKVYNLINRRRFQQMDVLEGLNVLVTISGKKNKLRVYYLSWLRNRILHNDPEVEKKQGWITVGELEGCVHYKVVKYERIKFLVIALKNAVEIYAWAPKPYHKFMAFKSFTELQHRPLLVDLTVEEGQRLKVIYGSSAGFHVIDVDSGNPYDIYIPSHIQGQVTPHAIVVLPKTDGMEMLLCYEDEGVYVNTYGRITKDVVLQWGEMPTSVAYIHSNQIMGWGEKAIEIRSVETGHLDGVFMHKRAQRLKFLSERNDKVFFASVRSGGSSQVFFMTLNRSSMMNW
- the tnikb gene encoding TRAF2 and NCK interacting kinase b isoform X6, producing MASDSPARSLDEIDLSALRDPAGIFELVELVGNGTYGQVYKGRHVKTGQLAAIKVMDVTGDEEEEIKAEINMLKKYSHHRNIATYYGAFIKKNPPGMDDQLWLVMEFCGAGSVTDLIKNTKGNSLKEEWIAYVCREILRGLTHLHQHKVIHRDIKGQNVLLTENAEVKLVDFGVSAQLDRTVGRRNTFIGTPYWMAPEVIACDENPDATYDFKSDLWSLGITAIEMAEGAPPLCDMHPMRALFLIPRNPAPRLKSKKWSKKFQSFIESCLVKSHSQRPSTEQLLKHPFIRDLPNERQVRIQLKDHIDRTKKRRGERDETEYEYSGSEEEDEERDIGEPSSIINIPGESTLRRDFLRLQLANKERSELIRRQQLEQQQNEEHKRQLLAERQKRIEEQKEQRRRLEEQQRREREMRKQQEREQRRRYEEMEQIRREEERRHAEREQEYKRKQIEEQRQAERLQRQLQQERAYLVSLQQQQQQDPQRPPQDKKQLYHYKDQAPGAANDKPAWAKEVMRRAQSNSPRIPPKKYHSFRQPRDTNLDNLLLLPGYKPRRPRPPSYPAHVSPSKSYDHNYHHGHMPRIRITCAPEQAPVALRRRSPDTRGRSPSRRVDERYVINRQTSPALQHKVSNRISDPSLPPRSESFSSSGIQQARTPPMHRSVEPQMAHLVQVKSHGLSGSQSLYDPHGVSSSTVSPSPSRPPMPRQNSDPTSDTPPPMPLSRLAPPLDKLDRSSWLRQDDDMPPKVPQRTTSISPALVRKNSPGNGPGLGPRAGAHLIRASNPDLRRTDVSMDTPLKRTSSGSSSSSSTPSSQGGSNERANAAMKTEGIVPSDEAKEDSRDVSRPSRPASYKKAVDEDLTALAKELRELRQGEETSRPPVKVTDYSSSSEESHSSEDEEGEGGANDGTVAVSDIPRIMPAASQGANEALGMMGGHNDSHGDSYGNNSQDSTLMMREYGMGGGGGGSGGGSSKASFTPFVDPRVYGTSPTDDEDNISASAMFADELLKQEQARLNEARKISVVNVNPTNIRPHSDTPEIRKYKKRFNSEILCAALWGVNLLVGTENGLMLLDRSGQGKVYNLINRRRFQQMDVLEGLNVLVTISGKKNKLRVYYLSWLRNRILHNDPEVEKKQGWITVGELEGCVHYKVVKYERIKFLVIALKNAVEIYAWAPKPYHKFMAFKSFTELQHRPLLVDLTVEEGQRLKVIYGSSAGFHVIDVDSGNPYDIYIPSHIQGQVTPHAIVVLPKTDGMEMLLCYEDEGVYVNTYGRITKDVVLQWGEMPTSVAYIHSNQIMGWGEKAIEIRSVETGHLDGVFMHKRAQRLKFLSERNDKVFFASVRSGGSSQVFFMTLNRSSMMNW
- the tnikb gene encoding TRAF2 and NCK interacting kinase b isoform X1, whose translation is MASDSPARSLDEIDLSALRDPAGIFELVELVGNGTYGQVYKGRHVKTGQLAAIKVMDVTGDEEEEIKAEINMLKKYSHHRNIATYYGAFIKKNPPGMDDQLWLVMEFCGAGSVTDLIKNTKGNSLKEEWIAYVCREILRGLTHLHQHKVIHRDIKGQNVLLTENAEVKLVDFGVSAQLDRTVGRRNTFIGTPYWMAPEVIACDENPDATYDFKSDLWSLGITAIEMAEGAPPLCDMHPMRALFLIPRNPAPRLKSKKWSKKFQSFIESCLVKSHSQRPSTEQLLKHPFIRDLPNERQVRIQLKDHIDRTKKRRGERDETEYEYSGSEEEDEERDIGEPSSIINIPGESTLRRDFLRLQLANKERSELIRRQQLEQQQNEEHKRQLLAERQKRIEEQKEQRRRLEEQQRREREMRKQQEREQRRRYEEMEQIRREEERRHAEREQEYIRRQLEEEQRQLEILQQQLLQEQALLLEYKRKQIEEQRQAERLQRQLQQERAYLVSLQQQQQQDPQRPPQDKKQLYHYKDQAPGAANDKPAWAKEVMRRAQSNSPRIPPKKYHSFRQPRDTNLDNLLLLPGYKPRRPRPPSYPAHVSPSKSYDHNYHHGHMPRIRITCAPEQAPVALRRRSPDTRGRSPSRRVDERYVINRQTSPALQHKVSNRISDPSLPPRSESFSSSGIQQARTPPMHRSVEPQMAHLVQVKSHGLSGSQSLYDPHGVSSSTVSPSPSRPPMPRQNSDPTSDTPPPMPLSRLAPPLDKLDRSSWLRQDDDMPPKVPQRTTSISPALVRKNSPGNGPGLGPRAGAHLIRASNPDLRRTDVSMDTPLKRTSSGSSSSSSTPSSQGGSNERANAAMKTEGIVPSDEAKEDSRDVSRPSRPADLTALAKELRELRQGEETSRPPVKVTDYSSSSEESHSSEDEEGEGGANDGTVAVSDIPRIMPAASQGANEALGMMGGHNDSHGDSYGNNSQDSTLMMRERLGERRRSSTASNGVLGIANLFTDTSDLPDLVQQSTSPLVPLGGDGPGAQYGMGGGGGGSGGGSSKASFTPFVDPRVYGTSPTDDEDNISASAMFADELLKQEQARLNEARKISVVNVNPTNIRPHSDTPEIRKYKKRFNSEILCAALWGVNLLVGTENGLMLLDRSGQGKVYNLINRRRFQQMDVLEGLNVLVTISGKKNKLRVYYLSWLRNRILHNDPEVEKKQGWITVGELEGCVHYKVVKYERIKFLVIALKNAVEIYAWAPKPYHKFMAFKSFTELQHRPLLVDLTVEEGQRLKVIYGSSAGFHVIDVDSGNPYDIYIPSHIQGQVTPHAIVVLPKTDGMEMLLCYEDEGVYVNTYGRITKDVVLQWGEMPTSVAYIHSNQIMGWGEKAIEIRSVETGHLDGVFMHKRAQRLKFLSERNDKVFFASVRSGGSSQVFFMTLNRSSMMNW